The proteins below come from a single Stomoxys calcitrans chromosome 1, idStoCalc2.1, whole genome shotgun sequence genomic window:
- the LOC106091597 gene encoding uncharacterized protein LOC106091597 produces the protein MQPLRKFWIEFIELYKSLPELWKRDSEQYGNKYLKKKAYELMLEKFREIDKEADIVAVKQRISNMRTAFWREVNRIRKSEQMALNPDDVYIPTLWYFRHMEFLLDEEGEPSTEAATTVEADEEEEIVPQQRATKPPPKKRVFTMLPTTESEPPRNIRKDQASAHSAAWEALYRDLDSRQKLYANRIISEVLYQAALGKLQENSYKLLDMTVEDTHEETNHNTDGEFENQYYLTESTENDEVGNLFNQLTSKKFWVEFIDVFKSLPALWKKSSAEYGDKYQRQKSFDILLDKYRELDKEADIFDVKRKINNIRSVYRREIIRVRKSEQSALEPEDIYTPTLWYFPHLDFLKDEEEPAENVSIMKIEREDEEFSPQSRGTPPPRKRKIITTSQVKIERQQKERPIDERTQRDRQQNERSQSERTLNERPQFERILYERPRNARSQNTATDKATALSASWEVLYRDLEERQKLYAYRIINDVLYKAALGKLRENSYKLLEMGVETPHQEIDNNEDGDYETQYYLTESIDNDDYVEKEVNGKRKRN, from the exons atgcaacctttaaggaaattttggaTTGAGTTTATAGAACTatacaaatcacttccagaattatGGAAGAGAGACTCGGAACAGTATGGCAACAAATACCTGAAGAAGAAGGCATATGAACTAATGTTGGAGAAATTCAGAGAAATTGATAAGGAAGCCGATATTGTTGCTGTAAAACAAAGAATAAGCAATATGCGTACTGCTTTCTGGCGAGAGGTGAATAGGATAAGAAAAAGTGAACAGATGGCTTTGAATCCGGACGATGTGTACATTCCAACCCTTTGGTATTTTCGGCACATGGAGTTCTTGTTAGATGAAGAGGGGGAGCCTTCAACTGAAGCGGCAACAACAGTAGAGGcggatgaagaagaagaa ATTGTACCCCAACAAAGAGCTACAAAACCTCCTCCAAAAAAGAGAGTATTTACAATGTTGCCGACGACAGAAAGTGAACCCCCTCGCAACATACGAAAGGATCAAGCAAGCGCTCATAGCGCTGCCTGGGAAGCCTTATACCGAGATTTAGATTCTCGTCAAAAATTATATGCTAACAGAATTATTAGTGAAGTATTGTATCAAGCGGCATTGGGTAAACTCCAGGAAAATTCGTACAAGCTATTGGACATGACGGTTGAAGATACACATGAAGAAACCAATCATAACACCGATGGAGAATTTGAAAATCAATATTACTTGACGGAATCTACAGAAAACGATGA GGTTGGCAATTTGTTTAATCAGTTG acttcaaaaaaattttgggttgAATTCATAGATGTCTTCAAATCGCTGCCTGCTTTATGGAAGAAGAGCTCAGCGGAGTATGGCGACAAGTATCAAAGGCAAAAGTCATTTGATATACTATTGGATAAATATCGGGAACTAGATAAAGAAGCTGACATATTCGATGTGAAAAGGAAAATCAACAATATTCGATCAGTATATCGGCGCGAAATTATTAGGGTCAGAAAAAGTGAACAGTCGGCATTGGAACCCGAAGACATATACACGCCGACACTTTGGTATTTTCCGCATTTGGATTTTTTGAAGGATGAAGAGGAACCAGCTGAAAATGTATCCATAATGAAGATAGAAAGGGAAGATGAAGAG TTTTCTCCTCAATCACGGGGCACTCCTCCCCCTAGAAAGAGAAAAATTATAACCACTTCTCAAGTTAAAATTGAAAGACAACAAAAGGAACGACCAATCGATGAACGTACCCAAAGAGATCGTCAACAGAACGAGCGATCCCAGAGTGAACGAACTCTAAATGAACGTCCTCAATTTGAACGGATTCTATATGAAAGACCACGAAATGCACGATCACAAAATACAGCAACTGATAAAGCTACTGCTTTAAGTGCTTCTTGGGAAGTCTTATATCGCGATTTAGAAGAACGTCAGAAACTATATGCCTATAGAATAATTAATGATGTCCTTTATAAAGCAGCGCTAGGCAAGCTACGCGAAAACTCCTACAAATTATTGGAAATGGGTGTAGAAACTCCACATCAAGAGATCGATAACAATGAGGATGGAGACTATGAGACTCAATACTATCTGACCGAATCTATAGATAATGATGACTACGTTGAAAAGGAAGTCAATGGAAAGAGAAAAAGAAATTAA
- the LOC106091606 gene encoding ribonucleoside-diphosphate reductase large subunit, with amino-acid sequence MVNNMKSKKLFVVKRDGRKEEVHFDKITSRIQKLCYGLNMDFVDPVAITLRVINGLYCGVTTQQLDNLAAETAATLTTNHADYALLAARIAVSNLHKETKKVFSEVISDLHHFVSDETGQRASMISDFHYNVVMKNSERLNSAIVYDRDFGYNYFGFKTLERSYLLKMNGKIAERPQHMLMRVAVGIHGEDIDSAIETYNWLSERYFTHASPTLFAAATNRPQLSSCFLLTMVADSIEGIFKSVEQCAMISKSAGGIGINVHCIRAKGTSIAGTNGTSNGLVPMLRVFNNVARYVDQGGGKRPGAFAIYLEPWHSDIFEFLDLKKNTGKEEHRARDLFYALWIPDLFMRRVEENGDWSLMCPHKCPGLHEVWGEEFDKLYEKYEKAGKANRTIKAQALWFAIIESQVETGTPYMLFKDSCNRKSNQQNVGTIKCSNLCTEIVEYSAPDEIAVCNLASICLNMFVTPEKTFDFKKLKTVSKVVARNLNKIIDVNYYPLQEARKSNLRHRPIGIGVQGFADTLILMRYPYESEEAFKLNQQIFETIYYGALEASCELAEQDGPYETYPGSPVSKGILQYDMWNKVPTDLWDWAALKERIAKHGVRNSLLLAPMPTASTAQIMGNNEAFEPYTSNIYTRRVLSGEFNIVNHHLLKDLTELDLWDEEMKNKIISSRGSIQNIEEIPKEIRELYKTVWEISVKTTIKMAADRGAFIDQSQSFNIHVAEPNYGKLTSIHFYSWKAGLKTGMYYLRTKPAANAIQFTVDRSKMAAQVAATTNGVKENGIASPKHQEQDMAAAEREKRMAEMVCSLENKDACMSCGS; translated from the coding sequence ATGGTTAACAACATGAAGTCGAAGAAACTTTTTGTGGTCAAACGTGATGGCCGCAAAGAGGAAGTACATTTCGATAAGATTACTTCACGCATCCAGAAACTTTGCTATGGCCTCAACATGGACTTCGTCGATCCAGTGGCCATAACCTTAAGGGTAATCAATGGTTTGTATTGCGGCGTCACAActcaacaattggacaatttGGCCGCAGAAACAGCTGCCACACTCACAACAAATCATGCCGATTATGCTTTGTTGGCGGCTCGCATTGCTGTGTCCAACTTGCACAAAGAAACTAAAAAGGTTTTCTCGGAAGTCATCAGTGACCTGCATCATTTCGTCAGTGACGAGACTGGACAAAGGGCATCAATGATTTCCGATTTTCATTATAATGTGGTCATGAAAAATTCGGAGCGCCTCAACTCGGCCATTGTATACGACCGTGATTTTGGCTACAACTACTTTGGATTTAAGACTCTAGAACGCTCATATCTATTGAAAATGAATGGTAAGATTGCCGAACGGCCGCAACATATGCTGATGCGTGTGGCCGTAGGTATTCATGGAGAGGACATAGATTCGGCCATTGAAACTTATAACTGGTTGTCCGAGCGTTACTTTACCCATGCATCGCCCACATTGTTTGCTGCAGCCACAAATCGTCCACAATTGTCTTCTTGTTTCCTCTTGACCATGGTTGCCGATTCTATTGAGGGCATTTTTAAGTCTGTGGAGCAGTgtgctatgatttccaaatcAGCTGGAGGTATTGGAATCAATGTCCATTGCATTCGCGCTAAGGGAACTTCTATAGCCGGCACTAATGGAACCTCCAATGGTTTGGTGCCCATGTTAAGAGTATTCAATAATGTTGCACGCTACGTTGATCAGGGTGGTGGCAAACGTCCTGGTGCATTTGCCATCTACTTGGAACCTTGGCATTCGGATATCTTTGAGTTTTTGGATTTAAAAAAGAATACCGGCAAAGAAGAGCATCGTGCCAGAGATCTTTTCTATGCTctttggataccagatttgtTTATGCGACGTGTGGAAGAAAACGGCGATTGGTCCCTAATGTGTCCTCACAAATGTCCAGGACTCCATGAGGTCTGGGGTGAAGAATTTGACAAGCTTTACGAAAAATACGAAAAGGCCGGCAAAGCTAACAGAACCATTAAGGCGCAGGCGCTTTGGTTTGCCATTATAGAATCCCAAGTAGAAACTGGAACTCCCTACATGCTATTTAAGGACTCTTGTAATCGCAAAAGTAATCAACAAAATGTTGGCACCATTAAATGCAGCAATTTGTGCACAGAAATCGTTGAATATTCAGCACCGGATGAAATCGctgtctgcaacttggcctcCATTTGCCTGAACATGTTTGTGACGCCCGAAAAAACTTTTGACTTTAAGAAATTGAAGACAGTATCTAAAGTCGTGGCGCGCAATCTCAACAAAATCATAGATGTCAACTACTATCCACTGCAGGAGGCCAGAAAATCTAATCTCAGACATCGTCCCATTGGCATTGGTGTCCAGGGTTTTGCCGATACTCTAATTCTCATGCGTTATCCCTACGAAAGCGAGGAGGCCTTCAAATTGAATCAACAAATATTTGAAACAATTTACTATGGTGCTTTGGAAGCAAGTTGTGAATTGGCTGAACAAGATGGTCCCTATGAAACGTATCCAGGAAGCCCAGTGAGCAAAGGTATACTTCAATATGACATGTGGAACAAGGTGCCCACCGATCTCTGGGATTGGGCTGCCCTAAAGGAAAGAATTGCCAAACATGGTGTACGCAATTCGCTGCTCCTGGCCCCCATGCCCACGGCTTCGACTGCCCAAATTATGGGCAACAATGAAGCTTTCGAACCGTACACTTCAAACATTTATACACGCCGTGTACTATCGGGTGAATTCAACATTGTCAATCATCATTTGCTTAAAGATTTGACCGAACTCGACCTATGGGATGaggaaatgaaaaataaaattatttctagCCGTGGCTCCATACAAAACATCGAGGAAATTCCCAAAGAAATACGAGAGCTCTACAAAACGGTATGGGAAATTTCTGTCAAGACCACCATTAAAATGGCTGCTGATCGTGGAGCTTTCATTGACCAAAGTCAATCCTTCAATATACATGTGGCCGAGCCCAACTACGGCAAATTGACTTCAATACATTTCTATTCCTGGAAAGCTGGCCTTAAGACGGGCATGTATTATTTGAGAACTAAACCAGCTGCCAATgctatacaattcactgttgaTCGTAGCAAAATGGCAGCCCAAGTGGCGGCTACCACGAATGGTGTGAAGGAAAATGGTATAGCATCACCCAAGCATCAGGAGCAGGACATGGCTGCAGCTGAACGTGAAAAGAGAATGGCCGAGATGGTATGCTCGTTGGAAAATAAAGATGCTTGCATGTCCTGTGGTTCATAA
- the LOC106091607 gene encoding uncharacterized protein LOC106091607: MAQDLDNNSDAYIDVDNTVITPSPQRVRNILTLNERIAAINAYNHRPMYTKVARMFNCSWEQIKNIISNRDAIMEFYEATKSQKDEQQMDLRQRKIKFLSECVYEFIQRVQYHLKLPITEELIRLQALEFHDFIKLDDFVPNKKWLNLFKATYNISLANKQISLSRVPPSSLDVRDIMAYCTKNKPTQIYSVHMKDLKQKYNSLDAKTAEYESRRVRKLNFLQKALNEYLQRAKFHHKSMQLDDVALQTVANEFNEILKVQDFYPTLAWIRDFRQRHNETATSQDGSTKRPLLSLDLKDILSYCSRMDNKTKACTITLTPKEPSTTGVHQMPMLPKLPVRPTDAKIKFLQNHIIYLEEEEDEEKDVKPVVSDMKTERVWHQEQSPPLKIRKIESINNDPVLQNELRQQHQQEKSVEENDLQTAYEQQMPIKTEREEDIKISELNAPSRPPSTERPSMSSTNENRIFLTPTVISHSSQALNKAIHNNPPALESPPANSRNCEEDLELPRQITSFKDALRLLKPLEEYAMLRENYRAIGLITQLEEVLKKDETKADEDFRA; the protein is encoded by the exons ATGGCTCAG GATCTCGATAATAACTCCGATGCCTATATAGATGTGGATAATACCGTTATAACACCGAGTCCTCAACGTGTTCGCAATATACTAACACTAAATGAACGTATAGCAGCTATAAACGCTTACAATCATCGTCCCATGTACACAAAAGTTGCTCGCATGTTCAATTGCAGTTGGGAGCAAATCAAGAATATCATATCTAATCGTGATGCTATAATGGAATTCTATGAAGCCACTAAAAGTCAGAAGGACGAACAACAAATGGATTTAAGgcagagaaaaattaaatttctaagcGAATGTGTATACGAGTTTATACAGCGGGTGCAGTATCATCTGAAATTGCCCATTACCGAGGAACTGATACGGCTGCAAGCTTTGGAATTTCATGATTTCATAAAATTGGATGACTTTGTGCCGAATAAGAAATGGTTGAATCTCTTCAAGGCCACCTACAACATTTCACTGGCCAATAAACAAATATCCTTATCTCGTGTGCCACCCTCCTCGCTGGATGTAAGAGATATAATGGCTTATTGTACAAAAAATAAGCCAACACAAATCTACTCCGTGCACATGAAAGACCTTAAGCAAAAATACAATAGTTTGGATGCCAAGACAGCTGAATATGAGAGTAGACGTGTCCGAAAActaaatttcctacagaaagcTTTAAATGAATATCTGCAGAGGGCAAAATTCCATCACAAATCAATGCAATTGGACGATGTAGCCCTTCAGACGGTGGCCAATGAGtttaatgaaatattgaaaGTTCAAGATTTCTATCCCACTCTGGCTTGGATAAGAGATTTTAGGCAACGCCATAATGAGACAGCAACCTCCCAGGATGGCAGTACCAAACGCCCCTTGTTGTCTTTGGATCTTAAGGATATTCTCAGTTATTGCAGTAGAATGGATAATAAAACCAAAGCCTGCACCATAACTTTGACACCCAAAGAACCGTCCACGACGGGTGTGCACCAAATGCCTATGCTGCCCAAATTACCAGTAAGACCAACTGATGCAAAAATAAAGTTCCTTCAGAATCACATTATTTATTTGGAGGAGGAGGAAGACGAAGAAAAGGATGTTAAGCCCGTTGTAAGTGATATGAAAACGGAAAGAGTTTGGCACCAAGAACAATCTCCACCCTTGAAAATTCGTAAAATAGAGTCTATCAACAATGATCCAGTGCTGCAAAATGAATTAAGGCAACAACATCAACAGGAGAAGTCAGTAGAAGAGAATGATTTACAAACTGCATATGAACAACAAATGCCCATTAAGACAGAAAGAGAAGAAGACATTAAAATATCAGAGCTCAATGCCCCATCAAGGCCACCGTCAACTGAAAGGCCAAGCATGAGTTCAACAAATGAAAATCGTATATTTCTTACACCCACCGTCATAAGCCACTCATCTCAGGCCCTTAACAAGGCTATTCACAACAATCCGCCCGCATTAGAATCTCCTCCTGCCAACAGCAGGAACTGTGAGGAAGACCTTGAATTACCACGACAAATTACTAGCTTCAAAGATGCCCTGCGTTTACTTAAGCCTCTGGAGGAGTATGCCATGCTGAGAGAAAACTATCGTGCAATTGGTCTCATTACACAGCTGGAAGAAGTTCTTAAAAAGGATGAAACCAAAGCGGATGAAGACTTTCGCGCGTGA
- the LOC106091604 gene encoding uncharacterized protein LOC106091604 codes for MSATLNKFWIEFIELYKSLPELWKQDSDDYSNRNLRKRAYEVMLAKYHEIDKEANLFAVKKKINNIRTSFRREFNKVKRSQQTATNPNEIYVPTLWYYDHMDFLMDEEDDYAGGDTTTVAIEEVDMDEEYQPPHRGQPTPTPQPKKRKFVMVSSQNEQPPMRTDPSSAISGSWEALYRELDQRQKLYANRMITEVLYQAALGRLHENSYKLLDMTVEDTNEAGNYSSDRESETQYYLTESPEPEESVIENEMLRKRPKTTK; via the exons ATGTCCGCTACATTGAATAAATTCTGGATAGAGTTTATAGAACTCTACAAATCCTTGCCGGAATTATGGAAGCAAGATTCAGACGATTATAGCAATAGAAATCTTCGCAAGAGGGCCTATGAGGTCATGCTTGCTAAATATCATGAAATTGATAAAGAGGCTAACCTTTTTGCggtgaaaaagaaaataaacaataTACGGACAAGTTTTCGACGTGAATTTAACAAAGTTAAACGGAGTCAACAAACAGCAACAAATCCCAATGAGATTTATGTTCCAACACTTTGGTATTATGACCACATGGACTTTCTAATGGACGAAGAAGATGATTATGCCGGTGGTGATACCACAACAGTAGCTATAGAGGAAGTGGACATGGATGAAGAA TATCAACCTCCTCATCGTGGCCAGCCGACGCCAACACCGCAACCTAAGAAGAGAAAATTCGTGATGGTTTCATCACAAAATGAGCAACCACCTATGAGAACTGACCCATCCAGCGCCATAAGTGGCTCGTGGGAAGCTCTTTATCGTGAATTAGATCAACGCCAAAAACTATATGCCAACCGGATGATAACTGAAGTTCTATACCAGGCAGCATTGGGTAGACTACATGAGAACTCCTACAAGTTATTAGATATGACTGTTGAAGATACGAATGAGGCGGGCAATTACAGTTCCGATAGGGAATCGGAAACTCAATACTATTTAACGGAATCGCCAGAACCTGAAGAATctgtaattgaaaatgaaatgttAAGAAAACGACCTAAGACTACCAAGTAA